In the genome of Solibacillus silvestris, one region contains:
- a CDS encoding peptidase, producing the protein MDYSELKNFKLRYFILFAIGIFIASFILLFLIDIPASEEWVTFFVSVSCLMYLLHQTKKWNFSFNEQPIHTTMTKGRWAKYLSITASFQLITVVFTTILFTIVYLIFEEHIRELFSFFPMLNLDEVQPSFLVYVLFFINICILAPIYEEMLFRGILLRRFTLRWSPQKSIIISSLIFGVIHLNPINVVFAFALGCVLGYAYLKTKNIVIPMLLHSFNNFLAYLQFVYTNQTTKLDLPTTEAAQQELLINVAFFLIFAAIIIILLVKYYKNFRQLKNPAPKSEEQTDIETV; encoded by the coding sequence ATGGATTATAGTGAATTGAAAAATTTTAAGCTTCGCTATTTTATACTGTTTGCGATTGGTATATTCATAGCGAGCTTTATCTTGTTATTTTTAATCGATATCCCAGCAAGTGAGGAATGGGTTACATTTTTTGTTTCGGTCAGCTGTTTAATGTACTTGCTGCATCAAACAAAAAAATGGAATTTCTCGTTTAATGAACAGCCGATTCATACTACGATGACAAAAGGGCGCTGGGCAAAATATTTATCGATTACCGCTAGCTTCCAATTGATTACCGTTGTATTTACAACAATCCTATTCACGATTGTGTATCTTATTTTTGAAGAGCATATACGGGAACTGTTTTCATTCTTTCCGATGCTGAATTTGGATGAAGTACAGCCATCATTTCTCGTTTACGTATTATTCTTTATTAATATTTGCATTCTTGCCCCCATATATGAGGAGATGTTATTTAGAGGGATCTTGCTTCGCCGTTTCACCTTGAGATGGAGTCCGCAAAAGAGTATTATTATTTCCTCCCTTATATTTGGTGTTATCCACCTTAACCCAATCAATGTCGTATTTGCCTTTGCATTAGGATGCGTGCTTGGCTACGCGTATTTAAAAACGAAAAATATCGTGATACCAATGCTTTTACATAGCTTTAATAACTTCTTGGCATATCTCCAGTTTGTCTATACAAATCAAACGACAAAACTTGATTTACCGACAACAGAAGCAGCCCAGCAGGAATTGCTGATAAACGTGGCGTTCTTCTTAATTTTTGCGGCCATTATTATTATCTTACTCGTCAAATACTATAAAAACTTTCGTCAGTTAAAAAATCCGGCACCGAAGTCGGAGGAACAAACGGATATCGAAACGGTTTAG
- a CDS encoding pyruvate formate-lyase: MIALFASVIYLVLFLFLKQTMDKLHSIIVVIAFFIFFQFVVREQLIPLWQRLAVIFNNVPYSKGLLFTALLFLLNELICQLLDQFEYEAFATLVTLSIRMTAVLYWINLLQPKFQLLIQLLERLQ; the protein is encoded by the coding sequence ATGATTGCGCTATTTGCAAGTGTCATTTATTTAGTTCTGTTTTTATTTTTAAAACAGACGATGGACAAGCTGCATTCAATCATTGTCGTCATCGCTTTCTTTATTTTTTTCCAATTTGTTGTCCGCGAGCAACTCATTCCGCTTTGGCAGCGACTTGCAGTTATTTTCAATAATGTTCCATACAGTAAGGGACTGCTCTTCACGGCATTACTTTTTTTGCTGAATGAATTAATCTGTCAGCTATTAGATCAATTTGAATATGAAGCTTTTGCGACATTAGTTACGTTGTCGATTCGCATGACCGCAGTGTTATATTGGATCAATCTGCTACAACCGAAATTTCAGCTATTAATCCAATTATTAGAAAGGCTACAGTAA
- a CDS encoding elongation factor P, with product MISVNDFRTGLTIIVDGNLFRVLEFQHVKPGKGAAFVRSKLRNLRNGNVTEKTFRAGEKVEKAMIENRKMQYLYAQGDEHVFMDLESYDQTTLAAAQIEDELYYLLENMEVHIQTYSGEMLGLELPNTVTLEVAETEPGIKGDTASGGSKPAKMETGLMVNVPFFVNQGDKLIINTTEGTYVSRA from the coding sequence ATGATCTCAGTAAACGATTTCCGTACAGGTTTAACAATTATCGTTGACGGTAACTTATTCCGCGTACTAGAATTCCAACACGTAAAACCAGGTAAAGGTGCTGCATTCGTACGTTCTAAATTACGTAACCTACGTAACGGCAACGTAACAGAAAAAACTTTCCGTGCTGGTGAAAAAGTAGAAAAAGCAATGATCGAAAACCGCAAAATGCAATATTTATATGCACAAGGTGATGAGCACGTATTCATGGACTTAGAGTCATATGACCAAACAACATTAGCTGCTGCTCAAATCGAAGACGAACTTTACTACTTATTAGAGAACATGGAAGTTCATATCCAAACATATTCAGGTGAAATGTTAGGTCTTGAATTACCAAATACAGTAACGTTAGAAGTTGCTGAAACAGAGCCGGGTATTAAAGGCGATACAGCTTCAGGCGGTTCAAAACCAGCTAAAATGGAAACTGGCTTAATGGTAAACGTGCCATTCTTCGTTAACCAAGGTGATAAATTAATTATTAACACAACTGAAGGCACTTACGTTTCACGCGCTTAA
- a CDS encoding multidrug ABC transporter ATP-binding protein, which translates to MKFFNYEPIITKEQIKNTSGKKKKGERAQNWTYTLKRIFDFVAEQKMLLFIVLLLVVLSSAFALVGPFIIGRLIDQFIDGSSLSQLSYWLYGLAVIYLLYSFASYFQNYWMVSIAQQTVFRIRTQLYGHFFKLPLRFFDKRKHGELMSRATNDIETISSTLNSAFIQVVSSILTLTGTVAVMLWLSPLLTLITMLIVPLMFYGMRWITKRTSLLFKQQQAAIGEMNGLIEESITGQHVVKAFSQETEMLRQFDEKNTRIRTVGFWALTYSGFIPKVMNTLNSLSFAIVALAGGLFAYYGHISIGTIIIFTEYARQFTRPLNDLANQFNTVLSALAGAERVFLILDEKEDEIDGENMELLGNVRFQNVSFQYDAQASSPTLSNVSFEVKSGQSVALIGQTGAGKTTIMQLLTGLYEKTDGKIVFDDMEIEEISKASLRSQMAFVLQDPFLFEMSIKDNIRYGKLDATDEEIYEAAKKANAHTFIDKLPEKYDTILSADGSQISQGQKQLLSIARAFVADPKILLLDEATSSIDTVTELHIQEALEKLMEDRTSFIIAHRLNTIRKVDYVIVLNQGKIIEQGNRQELIENQGVFGQMLNV; encoded by the coding sequence ATGAAGTTTTTCAACTATGAACCCATCATCACAAAAGAACAAATTAAAAACACAAGCGGTAAGAAGAAAAAAGGTGAACGCGCTCAAAACTGGACGTATACATTGAAACGTATTTTCGATTTTGTAGCCGAACAGAAAATGCTCCTGTTTATCGTTTTACTGCTTGTCGTATTAAGCTCAGCTTTTGCTTTAGTCGGACCGTTCATCATTGGACGGCTCATCGACCAGTTTATTGATGGCAGTTCGCTAAGCCAGCTTTCATACTGGCTATACGGGCTGGCGGTCATTTATTTACTTTACAGTTTCGCAAGCTATTTCCAAAACTATTGGATGGTCAGCATCGCCCAACAAACTGTATTCCGAATTCGTACACAGCTTTACGGACACTTTTTCAAGCTCCCTCTCCGCTTTTTCGATAAACGAAAGCATGGGGAATTAATGAGCCGCGCGACAAATGATATCGAAACAATCAGCTCAACGTTAAATAGCGCCTTTATCCAAGTTGTATCAAGTATTTTGACATTAACAGGTACGGTTGCCGTCATGCTTTGGCTAAGTCCATTATTGACACTTATCACAATGCTTATCGTACCGCTTATGTTTTACGGGATGCGCTGGATAACAAAACGCACAAGCTTGCTATTTAAACAGCAGCAGGCAGCGATTGGGGAAATGAACGGATTAATTGAAGAATCCATTACCGGTCAGCATGTCGTTAAAGCCTTTTCACAGGAAACGGAAATGCTGCGTCAATTTGATGAGAAAAATACACGCATTCGCACGGTCGGATTCTGGGCATTAACGTATTCCGGGTTTATCCCGAAAGTCATGAACACGCTGAACAGTTTAAGCTTTGCGATTGTTGCGTTGGCCGGTGGTTTATTTGCCTATTACGGCCATATTTCAATCGGGACTATTATTATTTTCACGGAGTATGCAAGACAGTTTACGCGCCCCTTAAATGATTTGGCCAACCAGTTCAACACCGTCCTTTCGGCATTGGCAGGGGCTGAACGTGTTTTTTTGATCCTGGATGAAAAAGAAGATGAAATTGACGGGGAAAATATGGAACTTCTCGGGAATGTGCGTTTTCAAAACGTTTCTTTCCAATATGATGCACAAGCTTCCTCCCCTACTCTGTCAAATGTGTCCTTTGAAGTGAAATCCGGGCAGTCAGTTGCATTAATCGGTCAAACCGGTGCCGGGAAAACAACGATTATGCAGCTATTGACCGGACTTTATGAGAAAACGGACGGGAAGATTGTATTTGATGATATGGAAATAGAAGAAATTTCAAAAGCGAGTTTGCGCAGTCAAATGGCATTTGTCTTGCAGGATCCGTTCCTTTTTGAAATGTCGATCAAAGATAATATCCGCTACGGGAAGCTCGATGCAACAGATGAAGAAATATATGAAGCTGCTAAAAAAGCGAATGCCCATACATTTATCGATAAGCTGCCGGAAAAATACGACACGATTTTAAGTGCAGACGGCAGCCAGATTTCTCAAGGACAAAAACAGCTGTTATCGATCGCCCGTGCATTTGTAGCCGATCCGAAAATTTTATTATTGGATGAAGCGACAAGTAGTATTGATACCGTGACGGAGCTCCATATTCAGGAAGCACTTGAAAAACTGATGGAAGACCGTACGAGTTTTATCATCGCCCACCGCCTGAATACAATTCGCAAAGTCGACTATGTTATCGTCTTAAATCAAGGGAAAATCATCGAACAAGGAAATCGCCAAGAATTAATTGAAAACCAGGGCGTGTTCGGACAAATGCTTAACGTGTAA
- a CDS encoding Xaa-Pro dipeptidase, with product MKLTKLRQALIENNVEAILITNEYNRRYMTGFTGTSGVAVVSQQDAVFITDFRYTEQASEQVKEFRVVQHSGPIHDEVAKQVAAMGVKSLAFEKDAMQYGTYEVYNSAVNVDFVPVSGLIEKIRLIKTEEEINIIKVACEIADNAFTHILNFIKPGITELDVSNELEFFMRKQGATSSSFDIIVASGLRSALPHGVATNKIIETGDFVTLDFGAYYNGYISDITRTIAVGQPSEKLVEMYNAVLESQLLALEKVGPGMTGIEADAVARDYLKSKGLGEAFGHSTGHGIGLEVHEGPGLSFRSNTVLEPNMVVTIEPGVYIPGIGGVRIEDDILITKTGNEVLTHSTKELIIL from the coding sequence ATGAAACTTACTAAACTACGTCAAGCACTAATCGAGAACAATGTCGAAGCAATACTCATTACAAATGAATACAACCGCCGTTATATGACAGGCTTCACTGGTACATCAGGTGTTGCAGTTGTTTCCCAGCAGGATGCCGTTTTTATTACAGATTTCCGCTATACAGAACAAGCTTCAGAGCAAGTAAAGGAATTCCGTGTCGTTCAGCATAGCGGTCCGATCCATGATGAAGTGGCAAAACAAGTGGCGGCAATGGGTGTAAAATCATTGGCATTTGAAAAAGATGCCATGCAATATGGTACATATGAAGTATATAATTCGGCAGTGAATGTTGATTTCGTGCCAGTTTCCGGTTTAATTGAAAAAATTCGCTTGATTAAGACTGAAGAAGAGATTAATATTATTAAGGTTGCATGTGAAATTGCAGACAATGCATTTACACATATTTTAAATTTCATCAAGCCTGGCATTACAGAGCTTGACGTATCGAATGAATTAGAATTTTTCATGCGTAAACAAGGTGCTACAAGTTCTTCTTTTGATATTATTGTTGCAAGCGGATTGCGTTCGGCATTGCCGCACGGTGTTGCGACAAACAAAATTATTGAAACGGGCGATTTTGTAACACTTGATTTTGGTGCTTACTATAATGGTTACATTTCGGACATTACACGTACAATCGCTGTAGGCCAACCTTCAGAGAAGTTGGTAGAAATGTACAATGCTGTGCTCGAGTCTCAGCTTCTTGCGCTTGAAAAAGTTGGTCCGGGCATGACAGGGATTGAAGCGGATGCTGTAGCACGCGATTATTTAAAATCAAAAGGCTTAGGTGAAGCATTTGGTCACTCAACAGGTCACGGTATCGGCCTTGAAGTGCATGAAGGACCTGGGTTATCATTCCGTTCAAATACGGTCCTGGAGCCTAATATGGTTGTAACAATTGAACCGGGCGTCTACATTCCTGGAATTGGTGGCGTTCGAATTGAGGACGATATTTTAATCACAAAAACGGGTAATGAAGTACTAACACATTCGACTAAAGAATTAATCATTTTATAA
- a CDS encoding stage III sporulation protein AC: MELQDVLRVAGIGLIIALLHLFFEHLGKKEFSFFLFFIAYLYMTIELIRFLRLFFQEIVVFFQWLTAV; encoded by the coding sequence TTGGAATTACAAGATGTGCTTCGTGTTGCAGGGATTGGGTTGATTATTGCACTTCTTCATTTATTCTTCGAGCATTTAGGAAAAAAAGAGTTTTCGTTTTTCTTGTTTTTCATTGCGTATTTATACATGACGATTGAATTAATTCGATTTTTGCGCTTGTTCTTTCAAGAGATTGTCGTATTTTTCCAATGGTTGACGGCCGTCTAG
- a CDS encoding 2-nitropropane dioxygenase, translated as MMEKLPIENPIVQAPMAGVTTPGFVVACCETGVLGSIGAGYLNGQETKRFIQEVKALTEKPFSVNLFVPEQTKSDLHLVQRAREALQPICDELNIAIPEFIPTSNVFQEQVQAILEEGVTVVSFTFGLPDDETLSALKQKDVYLIGTATSVEEAVAVEKAGLNAVVVQGIEAGGHRGSFIEPMALHSTADLLKAAKENISIPVIAAGGIMTKSQVFDMLELGASYVQIGTVLLTATECAAPKLHKEAILNSGQQATTLTKAFTGKYARGLKNRFTEELKEAVTAPYPLQHYLTQPIRKESARQNNLEYMSLWMGENSYLAKEASVKEIIETLLQ; from the coding sequence ATGATGGAAAAACTACCAATTGAAAATCCGATTGTACAGGCACCAATGGCAGGTGTTACAACCCCTGGATTTGTAGTGGCATGCTGTGAGACTGGTGTATTAGGTTCAATTGGCGCAGGGTATTTGAACGGTCAGGAAACAAAGCGATTTATACAGGAAGTGAAAGCATTAACTGAAAAACCTTTTAGCGTGAATTTGTTTGTTCCGGAACAGACGAAATCAGACCTTCATTTAGTTCAACGTGCACGTGAAGCATTACAGCCAATCTGTGATGAGTTGAACATTGCAATTCCGGAATTTATTCCAACATCTAATGTTTTTCAAGAACAAGTACAGGCGATTCTTGAAGAAGGTGTGACGGTCGTTTCCTTCACATTTGGTTTGCCCGATGACGAAACATTATCAGCACTTAAACAAAAAGACGTGTACTTGATTGGCACAGCAACTTCGGTGGAAGAAGCGGTCGCTGTTGAAAAAGCGGGGTTGAATGCAGTCGTTGTTCAGGGAATAGAAGCTGGGGGACACAGAGGATCATTTATTGAACCAATGGCACTCCATTCAACAGCGGACCTGTTGAAAGCTGCAAAAGAGAATATTTCGATCCCTGTCATTGCAGCAGGAGGGATTATGACAAAGTCTCAAGTTTTTGACATGCTTGAATTAGGGGCTTCGTATGTTCAGATAGGAACGGTGTTATTGACGGCAACTGAATGTGCGGCACCAAAACTTCATAAAGAGGCGATTTTAAATTCCGGTCAACAAGCGACAACGTTAACGAAAGCATTTACCGGCAAATATGCGCGCGGTCTGAAAAACAGGTTTACCGAGGAGTTAAAAGAAGCGGTGACTGCCCCATATCCGCTTCAGCATTATTTGACCCAACCGATCCGAAAAGAAAGTGCCCGTCAAAACAACCTTGAATATATGTCTCTTTGGATGGGGGAAAATAGCTATTTGGCTAAAGAAGCATCTGTTAAAGAGATTATCGAAACTCTCTTACAATAA
- a CDS encoding stage III sporulation protein AH — MKVKKRTVWFLTVVSLAAVISVFYIFEDNTPNILTIFSDETIDETDILGVNQNLTQPVNSESDLFQEVRLELANKRSQQKEQLTQKIAADEFTAEEKNEAFNEMDELIKLESSEAMLEMLIKSIGYSDALVRIEGDKVAVRVMSDEVSEKLADEILYVVRSEFKDYVNVSVEFEPFN, encoded by the coding sequence GTGAAAGTGAAAAAGCGAACAGTATGGTTCTTAACAGTAGTAAGTTTAGCTGCGGTAATTTCTGTATTTTATATTTTTGAAGACAATACGCCGAATATTTTAACGATCTTCTCTGATGAAACGATTGATGAAACAGATATTTTAGGGGTTAATCAAAACCTGACACAACCTGTTAATTCAGAAAGCGACTTATTCCAGGAAGTACGTTTAGAGTTAGCGAACAAACGCAGCCAGCAAAAAGAACAATTGACGCAAAAGATTGCTGCTGATGAATTTACAGCAGAAGAAAAGAATGAGGCATTCAATGAAATGGATGAACTGATCAAGTTGGAATCATCGGAAGCGATGCTGGAAATGCTTATTAAATCAATCGGCTATTCAGATGCCCTTGTCCGAATTGAAGGAGATAAGGTGGCTGTACGAGTTATGTCAGATGAAGTATCCGAGAAATTAGCAGATGAAATCTTATACGTTGTGCGTTCTGAATTTAAAGATTACGTAAATGTTAGCGTAGAATTCGAACCTTTTAATTAA
- a CDS encoding stage III sporulation protein AE, with protein MQTIYSIFTEPIQSLVYSLLLVAIYILMYLLLLALVPKETALIEQLFIILFIVVFAQNVVDAFVVLYELIAILQNFFMAILPIMSFMLLTIQTVFTAIAWNPIIILFVQVILFISTNVTIPALILALIFDVCTKIYPAISFSKAADLIRSSILSVMIASVIALTSILTLSGVAFIQLNDALKSPIKKLIEQNIPLIGNLIVEGLSFFQKTQSTVSTFVGLSFLTIIWGAAFYPATVLLLHALLFKIIGAIIEPFTNMRISGLFDDVGKTMFVLCAVAFLLGFAIMFIVLLFIFFMQMSMGGKT; from the coding sequence ATGCAGACAATTTATTCGATTTTTACAGAGCCCATTCAATCTTTAGTGTATTCTTTGCTGCTAGTAGCGATATATATTTTGATGTATTTACTGCTACTTGCTTTAGTCCCGAAAGAAACCGCGTTAATTGAACAGTTATTTATTATTTTGTTTATCGTAGTATTTGCACAAAATGTCGTCGATGCCTTTGTTGTGCTGTATGAGCTCATTGCCATACTGCAAAATTTCTTTATGGCTATTTTACCGATCATGTCATTTATGCTGTTGACAATTCAAACCGTATTTACGGCGATCGCATGGAATCCAATCATCATTCTTTTTGTCCAGGTTATTTTATTTATCAGCACAAACGTTACAATACCTGCTCTAATCCTCGCATTAATATTTGATGTCTGTACAAAAATATATCCGGCTATTTCTTTTTCAAAAGCTGCAGATCTTATTCGTTCTTCTATATTAAGCGTCATGATTGCGTCGGTTATTGCATTGACATCGATTTTGACGCTTTCTGGTGTCGCCTTTATTCAGCTTAATGACGCATTAAAATCACCTATAAAGAAATTAATTGAGCAAAATATTCCGTTAATCGGCAATTTGATTGTAGAAGGGCTGTCCTTTTTCCAAAAAACTCAGTCAACCGTTTCCACCTTTGTTGGACTGTCCTTTTTAACAATTATTTGGGGTGCGGCTTTTTATCCGGCGACGGTACTATTGCTACACGCACTGCTGTTTAAAATTATTGGTGCCATTATAGAACCGTTTACAAATATGCGTATAAGCGGTCTATTTGATGATGTTGGAAAGACGATGTTTGTTTTATGTGCGGTTGCCTTTTTACTTGGCTTCGCAATTATGTTTATCGTACTGTTATTTATTTTCTTTATGCAGATGTCCATGGGGGGAAAAACATGA
- a CDS encoding ABC transporter ATP-binding protein — MKTIFQFMRRYKWPAAIAFFLMLLELASDLIQPLFMARMINEGLLEENLHNVAFWGGCLFALALFSFISGVLNSFFSAHVAHSFGFDLRKALYSKIQSLTMATYLTFPTSGLITRLTSDVTQTMNIVFMMLRIAMKAPLMTVGSLIMAFLINAKLALILCVSFPFLLIFLVWMVSVGIKLFAQVQQRLDFVNRQLQEGLQAVRLIKAYMRGQYEESRFLSVAENLKFDTIKATRVMEIALPVLQFVMNISLLIVIWVGADAIRDNEILAGDLAAIINYAFRMTASFSIFSFIIIAYARAKASAERIEEILNVEEGIEEVQKNEAPLLEDFSIHFDNVSFRYPTTEQYTLQNLSFSIGSGEKIAIMGATGSGKSTILQLVEHFYEPNSGDIYINDQNIKDIPLQQLRRSISYVPQQSLLFSGTIVDNLRWGQNDATIEQIIDATKKAQIHHSIKSFDEQYETMIGQRGINLSGGQKQRLAIARALLKPASLLILDDSTSALDVATEQKLWEALDQEAITMLVVTQKIQTAQTADRILLIDEGQLHGFGTHEQLMATNELYAKIVASQQEVLAE, encoded by the coding sequence ATGAAAACGATTTTTCAATTTATGAGGCGCTATAAATGGCCAGCAGCAATCGCCTTTTTTCTCATGCTATTGGAACTTGCGAGCGATCTGATCCAGCCGCTGTTCATGGCGAGAATGATTAATGAAGGCCTTCTTGAAGAAAATTTACATAATGTCGCATTTTGGGGTGGCTGTTTATTTGCTTTAGCCCTATTCTCTTTCATAAGCGGAGTACTCAACTCCTTCTTCTCCGCGCATGTCGCCCATAGTTTCGGTTTCGATCTACGGAAAGCATTGTACAGTAAAATACAATCACTAACGATGGCGACCTACTTGACTTTCCCAACTTCCGGACTTATTACACGTCTGACAAGCGATGTTACACAAACGATGAACATTGTCTTTATGATGCTGCGGATTGCAATGAAAGCACCGTTAATGACGGTTGGTTCGCTTATTATGGCGTTTCTCATTAATGCGAAGCTTGCGCTCATTTTATGTGTCAGCTTTCCGTTTTTGCTGATCTTCCTCGTATGGATGGTATCAGTCGGAATCAAGCTGTTCGCACAAGTTCAACAGAGACTTGATTTTGTGAATCGTCAGCTTCAGGAAGGACTGCAGGCTGTCCGATTGATTAAAGCGTATATGCGTGGTCAATATGAAGAAAGCCGCTTTTTAAGCGTTGCAGAAAACTTGAAATTTGATACGATCAAAGCGACACGTGTCATGGAAATTGCATTGCCTGTGCTTCAGTTTGTTATGAATATTAGTCTGCTCATTGTTATTTGGGTTGGTGCAGATGCGATCCGGGACAATGAGATTCTTGCCGGTGACTTGGCCGCTATTATTAACTATGCATTCCGTATGACGGCATCGTTTTCTATATTTTCATTTATTATTATTGCCTATGCCCGCGCCAAAGCGTCTGCTGAGCGTATCGAAGAGATTTTAAATGTCGAGGAAGGCATAGAGGAAGTACAAAAAAATGAAGCCCCTCTTCTTGAAGACTTTTCGATTCATTTTGACAATGTCTCATTCCGTTATCCAACAACGGAGCAGTATACGCTTCAAAACCTGTCATTTTCAATTGGCAGCGGCGAAAAAATTGCCATAATGGGGGCTACCGGTTCAGGAAAATCGACTATTTTACAATTGGTCGAGCATTTTTACGAACCGAACAGTGGAGACATTTATATTAACGATCAAAATATAAAGGATATCCCATTGCAGCAGTTGCGTCGTTCGATTTCCTATGTCCCGCAGCAATCCCTCCTGTTTTCGGGTACGATTGTGGACAATTTACGCTGGGGACAAAATGATGCAACTATCGAGCAAATTATTGACGCGACAAAAAAAGCGCAAATCCATCACTCTATCAAAAGCTTTGACGAACAGTATGAGACGATGATTGGACAGCGCGGTATCAACTTATCCGGTGGGCAGAAACAGCGACTTGCAATTGCCCGTGCCCTGTTAAAACCGGCATCGTTACTTATTTTAGATGACAGTACTTCAGCTCTGGATGTTGCGACAGAGCAGAAACTATGGGAGGCGCTTGATCAGGAGGCCATCACCATGCTCGTTGTAACTCAAAAAATACAGACTGCACAAACGGCTGACCGCATACTGCTCATTGACGAAGGCCAACTGCACGGATTTGGCACACATGAACAATTAATGGCAACGAACGAATTGTATGCGAAAATTGTTGCTTCACAGCAGGAGGTGCTTGCCGAATGA
- a CDS encoding DNA helicase — protein MHLFVTSLFTSFIVTLSLKGLHLFNFIKWHPVSFLKKLEWFEWTAFERWVILFLMIAIVAFLLLVVTQLLVMVPPFLLSLILGIVMASLLELKILNLPIELSSIKKFSIPFFIVILIAMRLIVETARYRTKTLFR, from the coding sequence ATGCATCTGTTTGTCACTTCATTATTTACATCATTTATTGTGACACTAAGCTTAAAAGGCTTGCACTTATTTAATTTTATTAAATGGCATCCGGTATCATTTCTAAAAAAATTGGAATGGTTCGAATGGACGGCATTCGAGCGATGGGTTATTTTATTTTTAATGATAGCGATTGTTGCTTTTTTATTATTGGTCGTAACGCAGCTTCTCGTTATGGTGCCTCCTTTTTTACTTTCACTTATTTTGGGAATTGTCATGGCATCATTACTCGAATTAAAAATCTTAAATCTACCTATTGAATTGTCATCAATCAAAAAATTCTCCATCCCATTTTTTATTGTAATTTTAATAGCGATGCGCTTGATTGTTGAAACGGCCAGGTACCGTACAAAGACATTATTTCGTTAG